In Pseudophryne corroboree isolate aPseCor3 chromosome 3, aPseCor3.hap2, whole genome shotgun sequence, a genomic segment contains:
- the LOC135055570 gene encoding keratin, type I cytoskeletal 17-like yields MSCTWKSGSVRSSVSGSSHRVSSMAVDLAKGSEHFAVGSFNANDGLLHGGEKETMQNLNVRLASYLDKVRALEDANADLESKIKEWYIKHQQKTIPGDYTRYFSIIEDLKNRILAESTDSARLVLQIDNAKLAAEDFRLKYENEACLHQTVESDICGLRRLLDELTFTKSNLASQLESLKEEIECMKRNHEEEMKALRGQKGDINVEMDAAPGIDLSKLLSDMRSQYEEIAEQNRQKAEEWFKQKSSEMHQEISHSSEMAESHKTQLTELRRTLQELEIELQAQLAMKSSLEHSLAETEHCYSSQLAQLQGYVGNVEEQLSQVRSDLERQNAEYKLLLDIKTRLEMEIETYRRLLDGEAWQYKEPAPVKESKKTRKVTTIVEEVVDGKVISQKVNATEEKLKI; encoded by the exons ATGTCTTGTACATGGAAAAGTGGATCTGTCAGATCATCAGTTAGTGGTAGTAGTCACAGAGTTAGCAGTATGGCTGTAGACCTGGCTAAAGGATCTGAGCACTTTGCAGTTGGGAGTTTCAATGCAAATGATGGTCTTTTGCATGGTGGTGAAAAGGAGACCATGCAAAACCTGAACGTCCGACTGGCTTCTTACCTGGATAAAGTGAGGGCCCTGGAAGATGCCAATGCTGACCTTGAATCAAAAATTAAGGAGTGGTACATTAAGCACCAGCAGAAAACAATCCCGGGAGACTACACAAGATACTTCAGCATTATTGAAGACCTCAAAAACAGG ATCCTAGCGGAAAGTACAGACAGCGCCAGACTTGTCCTGCAAATTGACAATgccaaattggcggcagaagacttcagacttAA GTATGAGAATGAGGCCTGTCTTCATCAGACTGTTGAATCAGACATCTGTGGCCTACGTAGGTTACTAGATGAATTGACTTTCACAAAGTCCAACCTTGCATCTCAGTTGGAAAGTCTAAAGGAAGAGATTGAATGCATGAAGAGAAACCATGAAGAG GAAATGAAGGCTTTGAGAGGACAGAAAGGTGACATTAATGTGGAAATGGACGCAGCCCCTGGTATTGATCTTAGCAAACTTCTTAGTGACATGCGGTCACAATATGAAGAAATCGCTGAACAGAACAGACAGAAGGCTGAAGAATGGTTTAAACAAaag AGCTCTGAGATGCACCAGGAGATTTCCCACAGCAGTGAAATGGCCGAGTCTCACAAAACTCAGCTGACAGAACTTAGGCGCACACTGCAAGAACTAGAAATTGAACTTCAAGCACAACTTGCCATG AAATCCTCCCTGGAGCACTCACTGGCTGAGACGGAGCATTGTTACAGTAGTCAGTTGGCACAACTACAGGGATATGTGGGAAATGTGGAAGAACAGTTGAGTCAGGTCCGCAGTGATCTGGAACGTCAGAATGCAGAGTACAAACTTCTTCTGGACATCAAGACCCGTCTAGAAATGGAGATCGAGACTTACCGTAGACTACTTGACGGAGAAGC ATGGCAATACAAAGAGCCAGCTCCAGTGAAAG AATCAAAGAAAACCAGGAAAGTCACAACCATCGTTGAAGAAGTCGTAGACGGCAAAGTCATATCACAGAAAGTGAATGCAACAGAAGAGAAGCTGAAAATATGA